AGGAACAACCCGAACATGACCCCCCACACCGCCCTCCAGGCGGTTCTGTTCGACATGGACGGCACGCTCGTCGACACCGAGCGGCTGTGGTGGGAGGCGGTCCAGCAGGTCGCCGGACGCCCGCTGACCGAGGCCGACCAGCCGGACGTGCTCGGCCGCCCGGTGGAACACACCGCCGCCTGGCTCGCGGCGGCCACCGGCCGGCCGGCCGCCGACCTCGCGGCCGGCCTGCACCGGGAGTTCGCCGAGCGCGTCCGCACCGGGACCGTGCCCCGGCCCGGCGCCCTGGACCTGCTGGACGCGCTGGCCGCCCACGGCGTGCCCGTCGCCCTGGTCACCGCGTCCCCGCGCGCGGTCGCCGGCATCGTCCTCGACGCCCTGGGCGCGGAGCGCTTCGCGGCCTCCGTCACCGCCGACGACACCGCCCGCACCAAGCCCGCCCCCGACCCCTACCGGGCCGCGTGCCGCGCCCTCGGCGTCGACCCCGCCGCCTGCGTGGCCGTCGAGGACACCGAGACCGGCGTCACCTCCGCCGAGGCTGCCGGCTGCGCCGTCCTCGCCGTGCCGTCCCTCGCACCGATCGGCGCCGCCCCCGGCCGTACCGTCCGGGACAGCCTCGAGGGGGTGACGGTCGAGGAACTGCGGCGCATGGTCGAGCCCGAGCTGCGGGTGATGAGCTGGAACCTGTGGCTCGGCGGCAGCCAGGTCGACGACCACCGCGCCAAGCAGCTCAAGATCATCCTGGACAGCGGCGCCGACGTCGTCGGGCTCCAGGAGACCGGCGGCACCGCCGCCCCGGAACTCGCCGAGGCCCTCGGCTGGTACCACCACCGGGCCGGCGAGAACCTCGGCGTCATCAGCCGCCACCCCGTCACCGCCCGCCTCGGCGACCCGGACGTCGGCTTCTACGGCGCAGCGGGCGTCCGGATCGCCGTGGCGCCCGGCCGCGAGGTCGACGTGTGGACCGCCCATCTGCACTACACGCCCTACGGCCCCTACGAGGCGGCCTTCGACGGACTGCCGGCCGCCGAGCTGATCGCCCACGAGGAACTGCGGCTGAGCCAGATGCGGGAGGCGCTGGACCGCATCGCCGCGACCTCGCGCGACGGCGTCCCCGTCGTCCTCGTCGGCGACTTCAACTGCCCCTCCCACCTGGACTGGCCGGACGTGCCCTGGCCCGTGACGAGGGCCGCCGAGGAGGCGGGCTTCGCCGACTCCTACCGCGAGGCCCACCCCGACCCCGCCGCCGAGCCCGGCCACACCTGGTCGCCGGTCCACCCGGTGCACGAGGACGGCAGCGGCCGGCCCGAACCGCAGGACCGGATCGACTACGTGCTGCACCGGGGCCTGACCGTGCGGGACGCGCGCACCCTCGTCACCGGCAGCCCGCGGCCCTGGCCGGACGTCGCGGACAACGACTGGCCCTCCGACCACGCGGCGGTCCTCACCACCTTCACGCTGCCGCCGAGGCCCGCCTGACCGGGTGTTACCGATGGTCACCATTGCGGTACGCGGTGGCGTCCCGTAGGTTGTGCCGGACTTTCTACTGACTGGTAACACCGGTAGGTGCCCCATGCGCTGGCCCCTCGGCCGTCCCACCACCGTCCGCACGCGGATCGTGGCGCTCGCGCTCGCGCCGGCCGTCGCGCTGATGGCGCTGTGGAGCTTCGCCATGTGGTCCGTCACCGGTGAGACCCGCGCGCTGATCCGGCTCCAGGGGGTGTACGAGGACTTCGGCACCCCCGTGGACACCGCGGTCGGGCAGATCCAGATCGAGCGCCGGATGTCCGCCGCCTACCTCGGCGCCCCCCTCGACACGGCGGCGGCCGGCCGGCTGCTGGAACAGCAGCGCCGTACCGACCGGGCCGTGGACGCCATGCGGCAGGCGATCCGGGACGGCGGCCGCGGCCGGCTCACGGCCCGGCAGCGGCAGGCGCTGGACGCCATGGACGCGGCCACCGGAAAGCTGGACGGGCTGCGCACGCGAGTGCTGTCCCGGCAGATCACCTGGGACCGGGCCGTGGACGAGTACAGCGCGCTGGTGGAGCCCGGCTTCGACGTGCAGTCCACGCTCACCGCCCTGCAGGCCGGACAGCTCGCCCGCGAGGCACAGGTCGTCATCGAGCTGGTGCGGGTACGGGAGTTCGTCTCCCGGGAGGACGCGCTGGTCGCCGGGGCACGGGCGGCCGGCACGCTGACCGACCGGCAGTACGACACGCTGACCGCGACCATCGAGGACCGGCGGGTGTTCCAGCGGACGTACGTGCCGGACCTGCCCGACGACTCGCGTGCCCTGTTCGAGGACTTCCAGCGCGGGGACCTGTACGGCTCGCTCGTGCGCGGCGAGGACGCGCTGCTGCGGGCCGGGGCCGCCGGCGCCGGGAAGGCGGTCGCGGCGAACACCTGGCGGTCCACCACCGACCGGGCCGTGAAGCGGTACATGCAGCTGTGCACCCGCTCCGCCGAGAACTCCGCCGCGCGCGGCCGGGCCTTCGCCTACCGGGAGCTGACCAAGGCGGCCGTCGTCGGAGCGGTGGGCCTCGCCGCCGCGGGGCTCTCGCTGTGGTTCGCCGTGCGCGGCGCGCGGCGCTTCTCACGGCGCCTGGAGACCCTGCGGGACGCGGCCGACCTGCTGGCCCAGCGCCAGCTGCCCGACGTCATGCGCAGACTGAGCGCCGGCGAGGAGGTGGACGCGGCGGCGGAGGCGCCGCCGCTGGCCGCCGACGAGGTGCGCGACGACGAGATCGGACAGGTCGGCCGGTCCTTCAACGCCGCGCGGCTCGCCGCGATCGAGGCCGCCGTCAGACAGGCGACCCTGCGCCGGGGCCTGTTCGCGGTGCTGCTCAACATCGCCCGCCGCAACCAGGCGCTGGTGCACCGGCAGTTGAAGCTCGTCGACACCCTGGAGCGGCGCACCGACGACCCCGACGTCCTGCGCGACCTGTTCCGCATCGACCACCTGACCACGCGCATGCGCCGGCACGCGGAGAGCCTGATCATCCTCTCCGGCGCCGCACCCGGCCGCCGCTGGCGCCGGCCGGTGCCGGTCGCGGACGTCGTCGCCTCGGCCGTCGGCGAGATCGAGGACTACGCGCGCGTGGTGGTGCCGCCCATGCCGGAGACCGGCGTGGCGGCGGACGCGGTCGCCGACGTCGTCCACCTCCTCGCCGAACTCCTGGAGAACGCCACGGTGTTCTCGCCTCCGCACACCCAGGTCACCCTGCGCACCGGGCGGGCCGGGGGAGGCTTCGTCCTGGAGATCGACGACCGCGGCCTCGGCCTCGACGCCGAAGCCCGTGCCCGGGCCCAGGCCACCCTCACCGACCCCGACACCTTCGACCCCACCCGCCACGACCGCCTCGGCCTGTACGTCGTCGGCCGCCTCGCCGCCCGCCACGCCATCGAGGTGAGCCTGCGCGATTCCCCCTACGGCGGTACGACGGCGGTGGTGCTGCTGCCGGACGCGGTACTGGCACCGGTCGAGCCGCGCGCGGCCGGGGCGGCGGTACGGGAGCTGCCCACGAGGAAGCGGACGTCCGCGTCCGCGCCGAGTCAGCCGTCCGGCACGCCCGCGAGCGTCCTGTCCGCGCCGAGTGAGCCACCCGCCGCACCCGCGGACGCCCCGTCCCCGCGGCAACGCCTCGCGTCCGTGCCGGCGCCGGGCGCCGGGGGCGTGACCGGGCCGGCGCCGGGGCACGGTCCGTCGGCTCCGGACGTCCCGGAATCGAGAGCCGCGCGGGAGAGGCCGTCGGACGGGGGCACGGCCGGGGCCGGCGGCGCTCCGGGCGCCGGCTCCGCACCGCCCCCGCGAGAGCGGCCCGCGTCGTCGACCGCGCGGGAAGCGCGGCCGGCGTCCTCCACCGCGCGCGCCCGCGAGGCGGTGTCCGAGTCGCCGGCGCCCCCGCCCGCCCTCCCCACGCGCGTCCGGCAGGCCTCTCTCGCGCGGGAGCTGCGGGACGAGCCGCCGGCGCGGCAGAGCGGGGCCGGCACGCGGCTCGACGCCGAGGAGATGCGGGCGGTCTTCGGAGCCTTCCAGCGGGGCCTGGAGCGCGGCCGCAGGGGCCTGCCGGCCGCCGGCGAGGCTGCCCGGAGTTCCGGTACCGACACACCGACGGCACCGCAACCCCCCGGGGGCGCGAGGCCGGGTCCGGATACGCCGCTCCGCCGCCGGGGCGCGACCAGCCCCCACGTATCCGCACCCGAAGTACCCGCGCCCGCCCCCTGGGACGACACGATCACCGACACCGCGACCACCCACGCCCACGAAGGGACGGACACCGACGATGCCCGGTGACGAACAGAGGCCAGAGCGACCCGTCGAGACCGGCGAAGCGCCCGGCACGGATCTCGGCTGGCTGCTGGACGATCTCGTGGCACGCACGGACCATGTGCGCCAGGTCGTGCTGCTGACCGCCGACGGCCTGCCGCTCAGCACCTCGGAGGGGATGCGCCGGCGGGACATCGAGCACCTGGCCGCCGTCTGCTCCGGTTTCCACGGCCTGGCCCGCTCGGCGGGGGAGCGGTTCGCCGCGGGCGAGGTGCGGCAGACCATGGTGATGCTCGACGACGCCTACCTCTTCATCACCCCGGCCGGGCACGGCAGCCGGCTCGCCGTCCTGACCGAGGCCGGCACCGACGTCGGCCAGCTCGCCCACGAGATGGCCCTGCTCGTGCGCCGCCTCGGCCGCCACCTGGACGCGGCCGCCCGCACCGCCAGATGATCCCGCGGTGAGCGACGAGCACTGGTACGAGGACGAGACCGGGCCGATGGTGCGCCCCTACACGGTGACCAGGGGCCGCACCCGGCCCTCGGCCGCCCTCGCCGTCGACCTGATGTCCCGCGTCACCGCGCTCGACACCGGCGGGCCCGCACCGGCCGTCGACCACGCCGGCGCCGCGCTGCTCGAGCTGGTCCGGCGCGGCCCGCGGCCCGTCGTGGAGCTGGCCGCCGACGCCGACCTGCCCCTGACCGTCCTCAGGGTCCTGCTCGGCGACCTGGCCGAGGCGGGCCTGATCCGCATCGACGCCCCCCGCCGCCACCCGGCCGACGGCGACCCGGCGACCGATCCCGTGCTCTTGCGGGAGATCATGGAGCGTCTGAAGGAGCTGTAGGCGGCCGGGACCCGGTCAGCGGCGCCCAGGAGCCGGGGCACGAACACCGGTGTGCGCAACGAATCGCCGTTCCAGGCCTGTCGTACGCAACAAACCGCGCACGGGCGCGCAACGGCTCCTTCTTGTCCGGCCGAGCGCGCCGACCGTACCTTCTTCATGGCCCCGAAAAACGTCGCGGCCGCCCCCGACAAGCCTCTTTCCGGTGAGGATCCGCATGCGCACCGCCCTGCTCCAGAGCTCCGGCCGCCCCGGCTCCGTCGCCGAGAACCTGAAGGTCCTCGACGATGCCGCGGGCCGTGCCGCCGCCGCGGGCGCCGCGCTGCTCGCCGCACCGGAGATGTTCCTGACCGGGTACGCGATCGGTGACGCCGTCGCGCGCCTCGCCGAGCCCGCCGACGGCGACTCCGCCGACGCGATCGCCGAGACCGCCACCCGGCACGGCATCGCGATCGCCTACGGCTACCCGGAGCGCGACGGCGAGACGGTGTACAACTCCGCCCAGCTGATCGCCGCCGACGGCACCCGCCTCGCGAACTACCGCAAGACCCACCTCTTCGGCTGCGCCGAGCGTGACCACTTCACGCCGGGCGAGCAGTCCCTCGTCCAGGCCCGGCTGGGCGGCCTGACCGTCGGCCTCATGATCTGCTACGACGTCGAGTTCCCCGAGAACGCGCGCGCCCACGCCCTGGCCGGCACCGACCTGCTCGTGGTGCCCACGGCGAACATGCACCCGTTCCAGTTCGTGGCCGAGGCCATGGTGCCGGTGCGCGCCTGGGAGAACCAGATGTACGTCGCGTACGTCAACCGGCTCGGGCACGAGGGCGAGTTCGAGTTCTTCGGCCTCTCCGCCCTCGCCGGCCCCGACGGCATCGCCCGCGCCCGCGCCGGCCGCGGCGAGGAACTGGTGGTCGCCGACGTCGACACCGCCTTCCTGGCCGCCTCCCGCGAGGCGAACCCGTACCTGAAGGACCGCCGCCCCGGTCTGTACGGGTCCCTCGTCTGACCTCCCCGAGCCCTTCCCCGAACCACCCCGCGCAAGGAGTCCGCACCCCCATGACGTCCACGGTGCCCAACGCCGTCGAGCACACCGACGAGCAGCAGCCGCCGATCACCATGTTCGGCCCGGACTTCCCGTACGCCTACGACGACTTCCTCGCCCACCCGGCGGGCCTCGGCCAGATACCCGCGACCGAGCACGGCACCGAGGTCGCGATCATCGGCGGCGGCCTGTCCGGCATCGTGGCCGCGTACGAGCTGATGAAGATGGGCCTCAAGCCCGTCGTCTACGAGGCCGACCAGATCGGCGGCCGGCTGCGCACCGTCGGCTTCGAGGGCTGCGACGAGTCGCTGACCGCCGAGATGGGCGCGATGCGCTTCCCGCCGTCCTCCACCGCCCTCCAGCACTACATCGACATGGTCGGCCTGGAGACCAGGCCCTTCCCGAACCCGCTGGCCGAGGCCACCCCCTCGACCGTCGTGGACCTCAAGGGCGAGTCGCACTACGCCGAGACCATCGACGACCTGCCCCAGGTGTACCGGGACGTCGCCGAGGCCTGGAGCAAGTGCCTGGAGGAGGGCGCCGACTTCTCCGACATGAACCGCGCCATGCGCGAGCGGGACGTCAAGCGCATCCGCGAGATCTGGTCGAAGCTGGTCGAGAAGCTCGACAACCAGACCTTCTACGGCTTCCTCTGCGACTCCGAGGCGTTCAAGTCCTTCCGGCACCGCGAGATCTTCGGCCAGGTCGGCTTCGGCACGGGCGGCTGGGACACCGACTTCCCGAACTCCATCCTGGAGATCCTGCGCGTCGTCTACACCGAGGCCGACGACCACCACCGCGGCATCGTCGGCGGCTCCCAGCAGCTGCCGCTGCGCCTGTGGGAGCGCGAGCCGGAGAAGATCGTCCACTGGCCGTACGGCACCTCGCTGAAGTCCCTGCACGTGGACGGCGAGCCGCGCCCGGCCGTGACCCGGCTGCACCGCACCGCCGGCAACCGGATCACGGTGACGGACGCGAACGGCGACATCCGCACCTACAAGGCGGCGATCTTCACCGCCCAGTCCTGGATGCTGCTGTCCAAGATCGAGTGCGACGACTCGCTGTTCCCGATCGACCACTGGACCGCGATCGAGCGCACCCACTACATGGAGTCCAGCAAGCTCTTCGTGCCCGTGGACCGGCCCTTCTGGCTGGACAAGGACGAGGAGACCGGCCGGGACGTCATGTCGATGACGCTCACCGACCGCATGACCCGCGGCACCTACCTGCTCGACAACGGCCCGGACAAGCCCGCCGTCATCTGCCTGTCCTACACCTGGTGCGACGACAGCCTGAAGTGGCTGCCGCTGTCCGCGAACGAGCGGATGGAGGTCATGCTGAAGTCGCTCGGCGAGATCTACCCGAAGGTCGACATCAGGAAGCACATCATCGGCAGCCCGGTGACGGTCTCCTGGGAGAACGAGCCCTACTTCATGGGCGCGTTCAAGGCCAACCTGCCGGGCCACTACCGCTACCAGCGGCGCCTGTTCACGCACTTCATGCAGGACCGGCTGCCCGAGGACAAGCGGGGCATCTTCCTCGCCGGCGACGACATCTCCTGGACCGCCGGCTGGGCCGAGGGCGCCGTCCAGACCGCGCTGAACGCGGTCTGGGGCGTCATGCACCACCTCGGCGGCCAGACCGACCCGGCCAACCCCGGCCCGGGTGACGTGTACGACGAGATCGCCCCTGTGGAGCTGCCCGAGGACTGAACGCAACAACGAGCAAGGACCAGGCGCGGGCGGCCGGAGTCGGACTCCGGCCGCCCGCGCCTTTTCGCACAGCCCGGTCCGGTGAGCCGCCGGAGACGGAAGACGGCACGCGGCCGGGTCAGCCGGTGAGCGGTGTCAGCAGCATCCGCCCGGCGAGTCCCACGGCGGCGTCCAGCCGTTCGGTGAACTCCTCGGCGATGCCGCCGCAGTGGCGCAGCGTCCACAGGGTCCGGGCGGCGACCCAGGCGGCGTCCCGGGCCCGCTCCAGGCTCCAGCAGCCCAGCAGGTGGGTGAGCGGATCGGCGAGCTGGAGCAGGTCGGGGCCCGGCATCAGGTCCTCGCGGACGCGCTCCTCCAGCGCGACGAGGAGATCGCCGACGCGGTCGAACTCGTCCTCCAGATCGGGCGGTTCGCAGCCGAGGGTGCGGCAGGCGTCCACCACGGCGAGCGCCAGGTCGTGCCCGACGTGCGCGTTGATGCCCGCGAGCGCGAACTGCAGTGGTCTTACCCCCGGGTGGCGGCGGAGCTGGAACAGCGGGCGCCAGCAGGCGGGTGTACGGAGGTCGGCGGCGGCCGCGCCGACCGCCGCCAGATAGCGCTCGGCGAACCGCACGTCCAGCGCGATCGCGGCGCGTGGGTCCGGGAACGCCCCGCTGTCCACGCGCCGGTCGATCTCCTCGGTGACGGTGAGGTAGACGCGGTTGAACACGGCGACGCCGTCCCGCTCGGGCAGCGTCGCGCCGAGGGCGCGCATCCGGGAGACGACCGCGTCGAGGGGAGTGGTGAGATGTTCCAACTGCGGCATGCGGGAAGGGTCGCAGGCCCGGGACGGCGGGCGCGCCCGACCGGCCCGGTGCTTCCCCGGAACGGGGGAACGGACCGCCGCGGCGCGGATGCGGGGACGGCCGGACGCGCGCGGGGGAGCCGCACCGTCGGCGCGCGGCCCGCACCTCGCCGGCGGCCCTACGACGTGGCGCGCGGCGGCTGCGGGCCGGCGGCCTCCGCGTCGTAGGCGGACGTGCCCTCGTCCAGCAGCGGTTCCTGCGTCTTCAGGTGGGCCGGGGCGAAGGCGCGCAGCGCGTGGTAGCCGGTGATGACGACCAGGGTGCCCAGGGCGATGCCGCTGAGCGAGAAGTTGCCGGTGAACTTCATGCTCACGTTGCCGACGCCGATGATGATGCCCGCGGCGGCGGGCACCAGGTTCAGCGGGTTGCGCAGGTCGACCCTGGCGTGCAGCCAGATCTGGGCGCCGAGCAGGCCGATCATGCCGTAGAGGATCACGGTGATGCCGCCGAGGACACCGCCCGGGATCGCGGCCACGACCGCGCCGAACTTGGGGCACACGCCGAACAGCAGGGCGAAGCCGGCGGCGGCCCAGTAGGCGGCGGTGGAGTAGACGCGGGTCGCGGCCATCACGCCGATGTTCTCGGAGTAGGTGGTGTTCGGCGGGCCGCCCACCGCGGTGGAGAGCATGGACCCGATGCCGTCCGCCGAGATCGCCGTGCCGAGCTTGTCGTCCAGCGGGTCGCCGGTCATCTCGCCGACCGCCTTGACATGGCCCGTGTTCTCGGCGACCAGGGCGATCACGACCGGCAGCGCGACCAGGATCGCCGACCACTGGAAGGACGGCCCGTGGAAGTGCGGCAGCCCGATCCAGTCGGCCTTGGAGACACCGGACAGGTCGAGCCGCCAGTGGTCGGTGACCTTGCCGCTGGGGCTCATGGAGTGGATCTTGCCGAAGATCCGGTCGAAGGCCCAGGAGACGGCGTAGCCGAAGACCAGCCCGAGGAAGATCGCGATACGGGACCAGAAGCCGCGCAGACAGACCACGGCCAGCCCCGTGAACAGCATGACCAGCAGGGCGGTCCACTGGTCCTGGGGCCAGTAGGTGGAGGCGGTGACCGGGGCGAGGTTGAAGCCGATCAGCATGACGACCGCGCCGGTGACGATCGGCGGCATGGCCGCGTGGATGATCCGCGCCCCGAAGCGCTGCACCGCGAGCCCCACCAGGAACAGCACCACGCCGACGACGAACACCGCGCCGGTCACCGTGGCACTCGTGCCGCCCTGGGCGCGGATGACGGCGGCCACGCCCACGAACGACAGGGAACAGCCCAGGTAGCTCGGCACCCGGCCGCGGGTGGCGAGCAGGAAGATCACGGTTGCCACGCCCGACATCATGATGGCCAGGTTGGGGTCCAGGCCCATCAGCACGGGCGCGACGAAGGACGCCCCGAACATCGCGACCACGTGCTGGGCGCCAAGGCCCACCGTGCGGGGCCAGGAGAGCCGTTCGTCGGGGCGTACCACCGCTCCGGGCGCGGGCGTGCGCCCGTCACCGTGCAGTTTCCAGCGCACGCCGAGGTCCATGGTGGGGTTTCGCTTTCTTACGTACGTGAAGACGGTCCGAACCATTGTCAGGGGTAACGAGCGGTTCTACGCTCACACGGTCGCACTCATGAATTGCGTTCACATATCTGATATCGGATGATCGGAGTGCCCATGAGCGGAAGACCCCGTGCGGCCCTGCTGCTCGCGGCGGTGGCGGCCTTCACGGCCGTGCTCGTCCCGTCCGCGCAGGCCGCGTCCGCCCGATCCGCGCACGCCGCACCCAGGGCGCCGCGCACCGCCGTCCTGGACGCCGCCCGCCTGCAGCGGACCCGCGCCCGCCTGGACCGGGACCCTGGGCTCCGGCACGCGCTGCGGGACCTGACCGCCCGCGCCGACACCTGGCTGGACCAGGGCCCCTGGACGGTGGTCGACAAACCGCGCCCCGCACCCGGCGGCGACGTCCACGAGTACCTGAGCCAGGCCCCCTACTGGTGGCCCACGACCACCCCCACCGCCGGCAATCCCTGGGGCTGCCCGTACGTCCAGCGCGACGGGCAGCGCAACCCCGAGGTCGACAGCGGCACGGACCGGCAGGACGCGGAGAAGGTCTTCGACTCGACGTACGACCTGGCGCTCGCCTGGTACTACACGGGCAAGCGGACCTACGCCGAGAAGGCCGGGCAGATCCTGCGCACCTGGTTCCTGGACCCGGCCACCCGGATGAACCCCGACCTGGACCACGCCCAGTTCATCCCCTGCAAGTACGACGGACGGGCCATCGGCATCATCGACTTCTCCCAGTCGTACACCAGCGTCCTCGACGCCCAGGCGATCCTCGCCGCCGGCGCCCCCGGCTGGAGGGCCGCGGACCGCACGGCGATGGAGAAGTGGAACGCCGACTTCCTGGACTGGCTGAAGAACAGCGGTTTCGGCAAGGAGGAGGGCGCCGCCGCCAACAACCACGGCACCTTCTACGACATGCAGCTCGCCGCGCTCGCCTACGCCACCGGCGACACCGCCCTGGCCCGCCGGACCGTGCTGGACGCGCGCGCCAGGCGGATCGACCCGCAGATCGCGGGAGACGGCAGCCAGCCGCAGGAACTCGCCCGCACCCGCAGCTGGCACTACTCCACCTTCGACCTGGTCGCCTACACCCGGCTCGCGGCCGTCGGCCGGCACGTGGGCGTGAACCTGTGGACGTATCAGGGGCCGGACGGGCAGAGCCTGTTCAAGGCGGTCGGCTATCTGCTGCCGGCCGCGACCGGCGCCGCCGCGTGGCCGCACCCGGAGCTGGAGTTCCACCGGTACGCGGCCACCGACGTCGTGCACGCGGCGGCGGACGCCGGCGACCCGGCGGCCCGGGCGGCCGTGGCGAAGCTGGAGGCGCCGCCCGGAGGAGACCTGTGGGCGCTGCGGCCGGCCGCCGAGCAGCTGGACTCGATCGCGGGCTGAACGGGCCTCGGCCAGGGCTTCTGAGCGGTCGCTTAGTATGGATCGTCAGCACCAGCCATGCTCAGGAGCCCCACCCGTGACCGCCGAAGCCCCGACCGCCCCCGTCGTCTCCTACGGCCGGCTCATCCCCGTCACCGTGCACTTCGACGACCTCGACGCGCTCGGCCTCCTGCACAACGCCCGCTACCCGCTGCTGGTCGAGCGGGCCTGGACCGAGCTGTGGAGCGCCTACGGCGTCCGCTTCGACGGCGACTGGCACGCGGCCGGCGACGCCTGCAACGCCGTCCGTGAACTGCGCATCAGCTACGAGGCGCCGGTGACCAGCCCCGGCACCTACGCCGTCCACCTCTGGCTCGACCGGCTCGGCACCACCGGCCTGACCTACGGCTTCCGCTTCTGCTCGGCCGACGGGACGCTGACCTACGCCCAGGGCGCCCGGGTGCTGGTCCGGCTGGACGCGGCCACCCTGCGCCCGGCGCCCTGGTCCGACGCCTTCAGGGCCGCGGGTCGGGAACTGCTGGGGCCGGCCGGCTGACCTCGCTCCGGCCGCCGCGCTCGGCGCTGCGCAGCACGCCCGCGAACGCCGTGAGCCCGCAGGCCAGGGCCGTCACCACGCAGAACGACACCACCAGGCTGGTCGCCTGCGCCACTCCGCCGATCAGGCT
This genomic interval from Streptomyces sp. NBC_00557 contains the following:
- a CDS encoding HAD-IA family hydrolase, with translation MTPHTALQAVLFDMDGTLVDTERLWWEAVQQVAGRPLTEADQPDVLGRPVEHTAAWLAAATGRPAADLAAGLHREFAERVRTGTVPRPGALDLLDALAAHGVPVALVTASPRAVAGIVLDALGAERFAASVTADDTARTKPAPDPYRAACRALGVDPAACVAVEDTETGVTSAEAAGCAVLAVPSLAPIGAAPGRTVRDSLEGVTVEELRRMVEPELRVMSWNLWLGGSQVDDHRAKQLKIILDSGADVVGLQETGGTAAPELAEALGWYHHRAGENLGVISRHPVTARLGDPDVGFYGAAGVRIAVAPGREVDVWTAHLHYTPYGPYEAAFDGLPAAELIAHEELRLSQMREALDRIAATSRDGVPVVLVGDFNCPSHLDWPDVPWPVTRAAEEAGFADSYREAHPDPAAEPGHTWSPVHPVHEDGSGRPEPQDRIDYVLHRGLTVRDARTLVTGSPRPWPDVADNDWPSDHAAVLTTFTLPPRPA
- a CDS encoding sensor histidine kinase codes for the protein MRWPLGRPTTVRTRIVALALAPAVALMALWSFAMWSVTGETRALIRLQGVYEDFGTPVDTAVGQIQIERRMSAAYLGAPLDTAAAGRLLEQQRRTDRAVDAMRQAIRDGGRGRLTARQRQALDAMDAATGKLDGLRTRVLSRQITWDRAVDEYSALVEPGFDVQSTLTALQAGQLAREAQVVIELVRVREFVSREDALVAGARAAGTLTDRQYDTLTATIEDRRVFQRTYVPDLPDDSRALFEDFQRGDLYGSLVRGEDALLRAGAAGAGKAVAANTWRSTTDRAVKRYMQLCTRSAENSAARGRAFAYRELTKAAVVGAVGLAAAGLSLWFAVRGARRFSRRLETLRDAADLLAQRQLPDVMRRLSAGEEVDAAAEAPPLAADEVRDDEIGQVGRSFNAARLAAIEAAVRQATLRRGLFAVLLNIARRNQALVHRQLKLVDTLERRTDDPDVLRDLFRIDHLTTRMRRHAESLIILSGAAPGRRWRRPVPVADVVASAVGEIEDYARVVVPPMPETGVAADAVADVVHLLAELLENATVFSPPHTQVTLRTGRAGGGFVLEIDDRGLGLDAEARARAQATLTDPDTFDPTRHDRLGLYVVGRLAARHAIEVSLRDSPYGGTTAVVLLPDAVLAPVEPRAAGAAVRELPTRKRTSASAPSQPSGTPASVLSAPSEPPAAPADAPSPRQRLASVPAPGAGGVTGPAPGHGPSAPDVPESRAARERPSDGGTAGAGGAPGAGSAPPPRERPASSTAREARPASSTARAREAVSESPAPPPALPTRVRQASLARELRDEPPARQSGAGTRLDAEEMRAVFGAFQRGLERGRRGLPAAGEAARSSGTDTPTAPQPPGGARPGPDTPLRRRGATSPHVSAPEVPAPAPWDDTITDTATTHAHEGTDTDDAR
- a CDS encoding roadblock/LC7 domain-containing protein; the encoded protein is MPGDEQRPERPVETGEAPGTDLGWLLDDLVARTDHVRQVVLLTADGLPLSTSEGMRRRDIEHLAAVCSGFHGLARSAGERFAAGEVRQTMVMLDDAYLFITPAGHGSRLAVLTEAGTDVGQLAHEMALLVRRLGRHLDAAARTAR
- a CDS encoding DUF742 domain-containing protein → MSDEHWYEDETGPMVRPYTVTRGRTRPSAALAVDLMSRVTALDTGGPAPAVDHAGAALLELVRRGPRPVVELAADADLPLTVLRVLLGDLAEAGLIRIDAPRRHPADGDPATDPVLLREIMERLKEL
- a CDS encoding carbon-nitrogen hydrolase family protein, which gives rise to MRTALLQSSGRPGSVAENLKVLDDAAGRAAAAGAALLAAPEMFLTGYAIGDAVARLAEPADGDSADAIAETATRHGIAIAYGYPERDGETVYNSAQLIAADGTRLANYRKTHLFGCAERDHFTPGEQSLVQARLGGLTVGLMICYDVEFPENARAHALAGTDLLVVPTANMHPFQFVAEAMVPVRAWENQMYVAYVNRLGHEGEFEFFGLSALAGPDGIARARAGRGEELVVADVDTAFLAASREANPYLKDRRPGLYGSLV
- a CDS encoding flavin monoamine oxidase family protein; this translates as MTSTVPNAVEHTDEQQPPITMFGPDFPYAYDDFLAHPAGLGQIPATEHGTEVAIIGGGLSGIVAAYELMKMGLKPVVYEADQIGGRLRTVGFEGCDESLTAEMGAMRFPPSSTALQHYIDMVGLETRPFPNPLAEATPSTVVDLKGESHYAETIDDLPQVYRDVAEAWSKCLEEGADFSDMNRAMRERDVKRIREIWSKLVEKLDNQTFYGFLCDSEAFKSFRHREIFGQVGFGTGGWDTDFPNSILEILRVVYTEADDHHRGIVGGSQQLPLRLWEREPEKIVHWPYGTSLKSLHVDGEPRPAVTRLHRTAGNRITVTDANGDIRTYKAAIFTAQSWMLLSKIECDDSLFPIDHWTAIERTHYMESSKLFVPVDRPFWLDKDEETGRDVMSMTLTDRMTRGTYLLDNGPDKPAVICLSYTWCDDSLKWLPLSANERMEVMLKSLGEIYPKVDIRKHIIGSPVTVSWENEPYFMGAFKANLPGHYRYQRRLFTHFMQDRLPEDKRGIFLAGDDISWTAGWAEGAVQTALNAVWGVMHHLGGQTDPANPGPGDVYDEIAPVELPED
- a CDS encoding DUF5995 family protein, coding for MPQLEHLTTPLDAVVSRMRALGATLPERDGVAVFNRVYLTVTEEIDRRVDSGAFPDPRAAIALDVRFAERYLAAVGAAAADLRTPACWRPLFQLRRHPGVRPLQFALAGINAHVGHDLALAVVDACRTLGCEPPDLEDEFDRVGDLLVALEERVREDLMPGPDLLQLADPLTHLLGCWSLERARDAAWVAARTLWTLRHCGGIAEEFTERLDAAVGLAGRMLLTPLTG
- a CDS encoding uracil-xanthine permease family protein codes for the protein MDLGVRWKLHGDGRTPAPGAVVRPDERLSWPRTVGLGAQHVVAMFGASFVAPVLMGLDPNLAIMMSGVATVIFLLATRGRVPSYLGCSLSFVGVAAVIRAQGGTSATVTGAVFVVGVVLFLVGLAVQRFGARIIHAAMPPIVTGAVVMLIGFNLAPVTASTYWPQDQWTALLVMLFTGLAVVCLRGFWSRIAIFLGLVFGYAVSWAFDRIFGKIHSMSPSGKVTDHWRLDLSGVSKADWIGLPHFHGPSFQWSAILVALPVVIALVAENTGHVKAVGEMTGDPLDDKLGTAISADGIGSMLSTAVGGPPNTTYSENIGVMAATRVYSTAAYWAAAGFALLFGVCPKFGAVVAAIPGGVLGGITVILYGMIGLLGAQIWLHARVDLRNPLNLVPAAAGIIIGVGNVSMKFTGNFSLSGIALGTLVVITGYHALRAFAPAHLKTQEPLLDEGTSAYDAEAAGPQPPRATS